The Anopheles coluzzii chromosome 2, AcolN3, whole genome shotgun sequence genome window below encodes:
- the LOC125906890 gene encoding histone H2B, whose product MAPKTSGKAAKKSGKAQKNISKSDKKKKRKTRKESYAIYIYKVLKQVHPDTGISSKAMSIMNSFVNDIFERIAAEASRLAHYNKRSTITSREIQTAVRLLLPGELAKHAVSEGTKAVTKYTSSK is encoded by the coding sequence ATGGCACCCAAAACCAGTGGAAAAGCTGCGAAGAAGTCTGGCAAGGcccagaaaaatatttccaagtccgacaagaaaaagaagcgcaAGACCCGCAAGGAAAGCTACGCTATTTACATCTACAAAGTGTTGAAGCAAGTCCACCCGGATACTGGCATCTCTTCGAAGGCCATGAGCATCATGAACAGTTTCGTCAACGATATCTTCGAACGCATTGCTGCTGAGGCATCCCGCTTGGCGCACTACAACAAGCGTTCGACGATCACGTCCCGCGAAATCCAAACCGCTGttcgtctgctgctgcctggTGAGCTTGCCAAGCACGCCGTCTCCGAAGGAACGAAGGCTGTCACAAAGTACACCAGCTCGAAGTAA
- the LOC120953909 gene encoding histone H2A produces the protein MSGRGKGGKVKGKAKSRSNRAGLQFPVGRIHRLLRKGNYAERVGAGAPVYLAAVMEYLAAEVLELAGNAARDNKKTRIIPRHLQLAIRNDEELNKLLSGVTIAQGGVLPNIQAVLLPKKTEKKA, from the coding sequence ATGTCTGGCCgtggaaagggaggaaaggtAAAGGGAAAGGCAAAGTCCCGTTCCAACCGTGCCGGTCTTCAGTTCCCCGTTGGCCGTATTCATCGTCTCCTGCGCAAGGGTAACTATGCCGAGCGCGTCGGTGCCGGAGCACCCGTGTATCTGGCAGCCGTCATGGAATACTTGGCCGCTGAAGTGCTTGAGTTGGCCGGAAACGCTGCCCGTGACAACAAGAAGACGCGCATCATCCCGCGTCATCTGCAGCTGGCCATCCGCAACGACGAGGAGTTGAACAAGCTGCTGTCCGGAGTAACCATCGCTCAGGGTGGTGTGCTGCCCAACATTCAGGCCGTGCTGCTGCCCAAGAAGACCGAAAAGAAGGCTTAA